A single region of the Marinobacter salinisoli genome encodes:
- the thiE gene encoding thiamine phosphate synthase, producing the protein MDKGLRPGLYGVTDSMLTPPETLIASVEAALRGGAVLIQYREKQAPAPERLRQARNLQALCRNAGVPLLINDDPELARRCGAAGVHLGQGDAAASEARQQLGENAIIGVTCHSRLALAQEACAAGADYLAFGRFFPSATKPKAPAADVSVLTQARAYGRPISAIGGITIDNGAPLIQAGADLLAVVGGLFGGPADTIEQRAKTFSRLFEQHHPLFSMPR; encoded by the coding sequence ATGGACAAAGGCCTGCGCCCCGGCCTGTATGGTGTGACAGACTCCATGCTCACGCCGCCGGAAACCCTGATCGCCTCCGTAGAAGCCGCACTGCGCGGTGGGGCGGTTTTGATACAATACCGGGAAAAGCAGGCACCGGCCCCCGAGCGCCTGCGCCAGGCGCGGAACCTGCAGGCGTTGTGCCGTAACGCCGGTGTGCCACTGCTGATCAATGACGACCCGGAGCTGGCGAGACGCTGCGGCGCCGCAGGCGTGCACCTGGGCCAAGGCGACGCGGCTGCGTCCGAAGCCCGGCAACAGCTTGGCGAGAACGCCATTATTGGGGTGACCTGCCACTCCCGGCTGGCACTGGCGCAAGAGGCTTGCGCGGCAGGAGCAGATTACCTGGCATTCGGCCGGTTTTTCCCGTCTGCAACCAAGCCCAAAGCACCGGCCGCCGACGTCTCGGTGCTCACACAAGCCAGAGCGTACGGCCGCCCCATTTCTGCCATTGGCGGAATCACGATTGATAACGGCGCGCCTTTGATTCAGGCCGGGGCCGACTTACTGGCGGTTGTTGGCGGCCTGTTCGGCGGACCGGCAGACACAATCGAGCAGCGGGCAAAAACCTTTT
- the thiD gene encoding bifunctional hydroxymethylpyrimidine kinase/phosphomethylpyrimidine kinase, with the protein MLSGLDPSGGAGIQADIQACTSLGCHPLPVLTCLTVQDTVNVYEADAIDADLIHRQLNCLAGDTPIHAVKTGALGNAAIVDVLLELLQDYPEIPLIVDPVIKAAGGGDLADGELISVMKSRLFPRAEMITPNGDELAILGDNADPERAARNLLDAGCSSVLATGGHGTGLHITNTLYNHAPEPMHWNVERVGGVYHGTGCTLAAAITAGRACGLSPRAAVSQAQNYVHRAVLHALEVGKGQPVPDRGIPWER; encoded by the coding sequence ATTCTGTCCGGGCTGGATCCGTCCGGCGGTGCCGGCATACAAGCTGACATACAAGCCTGCACCTCCCTTGGCTGCCACCCATTGCCGGTGCTGACCTGTCTGACCGTGCAGGACACCGTCAATGTTTATGAAGCCGACGCGATCGATGCCGACCTCATTCACCGCCAACTCAACTGTCTGGCCGGCGACACCCCCATTCATGCAGTAAAAACCGGGGCGCTGGGCAATGCCGCCATCGTTGACGTTCTGCTGGAGCTCCTGCAGGACTATCCGGAGATTCCGCTCATCGTCGATCCGGTGATCAAGGCCGCCGGCGGCGGTGATCTGGCCGACGGCGAGCTGATCAGCGTGATGAAGAGCCGTCTGTTCCCCCGGGCAGAAATGATCACTCCCAACGGTGACGAACTGGCCATCCTGGGTGATAACGCAGATCCGGAGCGCGCGGCGCGAAACTTACTGGACGCGGGCTGCTCGTCGGTGTTGGCCACCGGTGGTCATGGCACCGGTCTGCACATTACCAACACCCTCTATAACCACGCGCCCGAGCCCATGCACTGGAACGTCGAGCGGGTGGGTGGTGTCTACCACGGCACGGGCTGCACCCTGGCCGCCGCCATAACCGCCGGGCGGGCCTGTGGCCTGTCGCCCCGGGCCGCAGTATCGCAGGCCCAGAACTACGTACACCGCGCGGTCCTGCACGCCCTTGAGGTTGGCAAGGGACAACCCGTGCCCGACCGCGGCATTCCCTGGGAACGGTGA
- the hemJ gene encoding protoporphyrinogen oxidase HemJ: MLWVKAFHIIAMVCWFAGLFYLPRLFVYHANCEDAPGRDRFKIMERKLYRGITTPSMIATVVLGVWLIGYNPSGYLAQGWMHAKLLLVALLIAYHFYCGHLVTVFRDDRNQRSHVFYRWFNELPVLVLLAVVILVVVKPF, translated from the coding sequence ATGCTGTGGGTTAAGGCGTTTCATATTATCGCGATGGTGTGCTGGTTCGCCGGCCTGTTCTATCTGCCCCGGTTATTTGTCTACCACGCCAATTGCGAGGACGCACCGGGCCGCGATCGGTTCAAGATCATGGAGCGCAAGCTGTACCGCGGCATTACCACGCCATCGATGATCGCGACCGTCGTGCTGGGCGTCTGGCTGATCGGCTACAACCCGTCAGGCTACCTTGCCCAGGGCTGGATGCACGCCAAACTGCTGCTCGTGGCGCTGCTGATCGCCTATCATTTTTATTGCGGGCATCTGGTCACCGTTTTCCGGGATGACCGGAACCAGCGCAGCCACGTGTTCTACCGCTGGTTTAATGAACTGCCGGTACTGGTACTGCTGGCAGTGGTGATTCTGGTTGTAGTCAAACCGTTTTAA